Proteins encoded together in one Methanobacterium sp. window:
- the glyS gene encoding glycine--tRNA ligase codes for MKNEDVMNIAKKRGFLWSSFEIYSGVAGFFDYGPLGAILKNKIMNKWRDYYLVGEGFYEIESPTIMPEEALKASGHVDHFNDPMTECKDCLEVFRADHIIKEATGDEVEGLENQDLTEILSDEQIPCPKCGGHLTHVWSYNLMFQTLIGAKGKKTGYMRPETAQGIFIPFKRLLRFFRGKLPFGVVQLGKAYRNEISPRQGVIRLREFTQAEAEIFVDPRDKKHPSFQNVAQQVLTLYTAEAQEEEGEPLQITAQEAVSKDVVSSQMLTYQLCLADKFMEDLGIPKDVIRFRQHMKTEMAHYAIDCWDVEIHTDRYGWIEVIGIADRTDFDLKSHSQHSKEDLSVFIEYDEPRSVTKMAVKPDMKKFGPLFKGNAPKIMNFLKETDPTRIKEAFDENGVYELELEGETFQLTPDIISFEEVEETVRGEKVYPHVIEPSYGIDRITYSVLLHCFTQEDDRNIFHFPPDIAPVGVNVFPLVNKDELVGIANQIRDNLRGEGIIAEVDTSGTIGRRYARSDEIGTPFAVTVDHQSLEDDTVTIRERDSQEQVRVLLSEVPGKVNDLLLKKIKFSDL; via the coding sequence ATGAAGAATGAAGATGTTATGAATATTGCCAAGAAACGAGGATTCTTATGGTCATCATTTGAAATCTACTCAGGAGTAGCCGGATTCTTTGATTACGGTCCTCTGGGTGCAATCTTAAAGAATAAGATCATGAACAAGTGGAGGGACTATTACCTGGTGGGTGAGGGGTTCTATGAAATTGAATCACCAACCATCATGCCTGAAGAGGCACTTAAAGCCTCAGGACACGTGGACCACTTCAATGACCCCATGACCGAATGTAAAGATTGTCTGGAAGTGTTCAGGGCAGATCATATTATCAAAGAGGCCACTGGAGACGAAGTGGAAGGTCTTGAAAATCAGGACCTCACTGAAATACTATCTGATGAGCAGATTCCATGCCCCAAATGCGGAGGCCACTTAACCCATGTCTGGAGTTACAATCTAATGTTCCAGACCCTCATCGGAGCTAAGGGTAAGAAAACTGGTTACATGAGACCGGAAACTGCTCAGGGCATATTCATACCATTCAAAAGATTGTTAAGGTTTTTCAGAGGTAAACTTCCCTTTGGTGTAGTGCAACTGGGTAAAGCTTACCGGAACGAGATTTCACCACGCCAGGGTGTTATCCGCCTCAGGGAGTTCACCCAAGCAGAAGCAGAGATATTTGTGGATCCAAGGGATAAAAAACATCCAAGTTTCCAGAACGTTGCCCAGCAAGTCCTTACCCTGTACACTGCCGAAGCCCAGGAGGAAGAAGGCGAACCCCTCCAGATCACAGCCCAGGAAGCAGTCAGTAAAGATGTGGTGTCCAGCCAGATGCTGACCTACCAGTTATGTCTGGCAGACAAGTTCATGGAAGACTTAGGAATACCAAAAGACGTGATAAGGTTCCGTCAGCATATGAAAACAGAGATGGCACACTACGCCATTGACTGCTGGGATGTGGAAATCCACACCGACCGTTACGGCTGGATTGAAGTTATTGGAATCGCCGACCGTACCGATTTCGATCTTAAATCCCACAGCCAGCACAGTAAAGAAGATCTGTCAGTTTTCATAGAATACGATGAACCACGAAGTGTTACCAAAATGGCAGTGAAACCGGATATGAAAAAATTTGGCCCCCTGTTTAAAGGTAATGCACCCAAAATCATGAATTTTCTTAAGGAAACTGATCCCACCAGGATAAAGGAAGCTTTTGATGAAAATGGTGTTTATGAACTGGAATTGGAAGGTGAAACCTTCCAGTTAACCCCTGATATTATATCATTTGAAGAGGTTGAAGAAACTGTGCGGGGTGAAAAGGTATATCCCCATGTTATCGAACCATCCTATGGTATTGACCGTATAACTTATTCTGTGCTCCTCCACTGTTTCACCCAGGAAGATGATCGTAACATTTTCCATTTCCCCCCTGATATCGCCCCAGTGGGAGTTAATGTATTCCCCCTGGTGAACAAGGATGAACTGGTGGGAATAGCCAATCAGATAAGGGATAATCTACGTGGAGAGGGTATAATTGCAGAAGTAGACACCTCTGGAACCATCGGTCGAAGGTACGCTCGTTCTGATGAAATAGGAACACCTTTTGCAGTTACAGTGGACCATCAGAGCCTGGAAGATGATACTGTGACCATACGTGAGCGGGACAGCCAGGAACAGGTCAGAGTATTATTATCTGAAGTTCCGGGAAAAGTTAATGATTTGTTACTTAAAAAAATAAAGTTCAGTGACCTTTAA